Below is a genomic region from Silurus meridionalis isolate SWU-2019-XX chromosome 10, ASM1480568v1, whole genome shotgun sequence.
CATCTCCTAGCTTTCTGATTCACTAAACAAAACATAAATGtgcactttctttctttgataATTCTATAAACAACCTTGAATGGCAGCAGAGCAGTTTAAGTCGTTCCACTGTTGTACATGTGGAGCTGATGTTTAAAAtgagtggggggaaaaaaagctttaatgTCTTCCAAATGGCTTTTTCTCAGGGAGGAATGTGTTATGTAATGTCTTTTGGGAATCTGGTGCAGTGTAAGGACCAGAGCTGCTTGGCATGAGACAGGGGATGAATGCCTTTGGTCCTGAGGGCCTTCATACAAGAAAACTAAGTTACTGACAGTGGCATAAGAAGGGAGTTTTCCTGCTGGCGCTCTCGCCTTTGCCACAGTCAATTATAGCTGTAGCCACAGATGCGCCATTATTATGACTACAAGCACCAcaacactgcttttttttttctttatactaTACTTGACTATACTTTCTTACctttaaacacatttcacatctCAGTCAATTTTCACACAATTTCAACACAGTTTAGTACTTCCATTTTGAAAtactaatttttatttttattcttacagcatactgtatatttcaccATATTAAACCTatgttatgtgtttatgtatattttgtgtCTTGTTATGTGTTGGTGATCGACCTGCGCTTCTATTCAGGCATGTCTTTATCCAAAGTGCAAACATTGATTTCATTTTTGCCTTCATTTCTGTTGTGTTGGTTATGTGACGGATTCGAGATACgggatttttctttctctttgtgtacctatttttatattatttttttaagtttagatGCGTCTATTGATGAGACCATAATTGAATGCATGAACATTTAATGCATCACAAAATAGGGTGGTATTGACTTCACATTTATGCATTTAGTTTGCATCTAGGCCACAATACTTCTCTCCTAATTTCAAACAGTGCCCTCTGTGATatcatccaacacacacacacacacacacacacacacacacacacacacacacacacacacacacacaccccacccctAAACTACTTTAaaccaaatgtatttatttacagctctgaatgtttatacatttaacaAACTGAAAGATTGAGAATAAAATACCCATAAATAATCCTgctatatatgagtgtgtattaatgcaATGCAAATATGGGACATCaaatacttgtgtgtgtataactgaAATTATACAAATACTCAGTTATACAACATTTTTCTAATATGCAAATCTGTGCTTTAACTCACCCACTGGGTCCGGGTCTCTGGTTCTGGTTGAAACGCCAGTCAGCATTGGGGGGTTTTTGCTGcagggaggaagaaaaaaaaaaaaaaaaaaacagttttaaccCTGAAGACTTTATACATGTACATCTGTCAGTTTCAGCCATTAAATGGCATGTAGTTCAAGTTATGTACTGATACACAGTCAGTGCACAGGGTTCCTGGGACATATATAGTGTAGTGACAGGGCTGAACTGTGCACCTGCAGGGCCACAGGTAAGGTCACATTATAACTCACAGATGGCACAGACATCGAATACTGATGCATAACATACATTCTGAAtgcatttctatataattaacTACAGGGTCAGCTTGAACTGATCTGGAAGGACCAATAATTTAGTTTGTTTTACTCATTTATCAAGAGACATAGAAGAGTCCAtcgcattgtgtgtgtttgtctaccAAAGCTGTTgtcactacatttacacacagaagCTCAAAATGACAGAAACCCTCATGTTCTAAAATAAGTGCTTTAAAAGCCTCTCAGCACTTAAACCGTttcaaactaaaagaaaaaaacagctacGAGCTATGGGTAGTACATGCTGTGAGTCTTCAACTCAATCCAGGACTGTTTCTGGAACAAGCAGTAGTGCTAAATGATTGACTCTATGAAACATCAGCTAGGAGACAAAGCCACCATTGTTCTCAGGTTGAATGGAAAGGACATACTCAGCGGGCAAGAAGCAAACTGGACAGTCATGACCCAATTGCTGTGTAGTTAATCAAAATTTATCATGACTGCaatctttgcttttttttattttcaaaaagtaaaaatttgtaAGCTGCATTCAGTTATAAAATTATCATTTATCTCCTCAATTATTAATTCTATTGTAGGTCtacttttattcatatttagcATTACATGTATGTATCAGGACCAGCATTTTGTTTCAAAGATTTGCAAgtttatattgataaaataTTAGCATGTTAATATACAGACTATATCTTTGGAAATGAAAATGATATGTTGATGGTAAAACATTTTGTCTCGAAATTATTTGAATGGCTGAGATAATTAATTGTTAtagtaaattaaacattttattcagcaATGTGCGTTCCTAAAGATTTagaagaagagtggaagtttAAAGTTCTGTGCTGTCAAATGAAATGACATCTacacattttacatatataaaacacatgagCATTTAAAACTACAATGTAGTacacccctaacacacacacacacacacacacacacacacacacacacacacacacacacacacacacacactcgatgtcaactaaaaactaaaaacattgtTCACAGCCCCGCGACTAAAACTCTGCACAGTGAAAACTACACTGTTAAAGTAATATTGTATGTGTACATGACACTGTATATGTGGACGTGtacactaaaacaaaacaataaaatatgaaatacacGCAGGTGCAGTTTCATAAAGGTCACAAACCCAATGCATACACGAGATCTTTATATTATTAGTCTAAATATCCTCTCTTTCTAAATGTGTACAAAACAACATCTTTGACCTGGATTGTTAATTTCTCTTTGAAGGTCAGACTGTGTGCAAGTCACTTCTGTATATCccagtttgagtgtgtgtgctgaaaCCAAAGGCAGTAATGGGGAAAGTTATGCAGGAAGAGGCAGCTCACACGTCAGCATGCACACTGATCTGTAGACCAAGTTGCTCTGAGTGAGACAGCAGGAGTTGGAGGAGAatgaaaggggggaaaaaatgaaggCTGGGGGGAAAAACCCAAAGCACACAACGAGACAGAAACTGCAAGTCTACactcttcatttatttttagtctTCTTATTCCTTTTTCCTCTTCCCTCCATCTCTGAGCTATTTTGTTATCTCCTTATGCGTTTCCTCTTTCTTCTCACTTTcagttttcaaatgaaaaatagGAATGGAAAATGAAGAAGATTGAAATCATTTTTGTGTTTCACAATGCGCACCTTGAAGTCCAACATTCCAACACAGCAATGTTTACTGTGCAGATTCAGAGCTGCTCTGGCGCACAAGAACAGTCATACAACACATTTCAAGTAGAGGCTTTGGGGAGGCTCTTACATTTCTTGAGTCCTGGACTACGATTTCAATTAATCAAACAATTAATTACTTATATGCTTCTTAAgaaaggtttatatatatacacacactcactcacacacagacacacacacacacacacacacacacacacacaataaaattcTACCACATAGCCAATggttttgaaaatgtgtttCCACACactaaaagttaaatatttccatgtggattttatttgcttttaaatatgtaaaatatataaggtATTTGCCTATTCTGAACATTACATTTGCTTTTGACAGCCTCAGACAGACATAACATAAAGCAGAGCTGATAACTAATAAATATAGTAACTAATGACCACATAAGACATCTGTTTAGCCACAATGACCAGGAACTTAAATGTTAATGGGCTGTGGTTTCAgtgccacacacacagtggCCCAGCCGTGGCCCATGCCTGGCATGCATGCTATTAAAGTAGCACTCTGTCTTACATAACCTGTAGAAAATTTCCAACATGAGGTTAACCTAAAGTAAAAGCATTCAGTTCTTCTGGGCTTACTGTTTTTTTACCGAGGTATGTGAGATTATTACAACAACTGGGGATAACAGCTCACAGCCACCTGCCAGACGACTCACAAGGGATGTTGGGTAAAAAGTTGGGTGGCAGAGTGCATCATTTTAAAATTCTCCAGAGATATATTAACAATAAGTAAAGTAAAGTGCTTGTTGGGAAAATACCAGACCAGTTCACGTCCATAATGCTACTGAGCTGGTGACTAATGTACGACCATgaataaaatgacattaaaatgcAACTACAAAGTTCAACTGGAACTTAACACTTTGTGTGCCACTGCACTGAAACCGGATACATGTTTAGGCTTCCCGCCAAGGCTCTACAGAAGGAACGCATGGAAAACAGCTGCTTCTCTGCATTATACACACATCCTCTTACTGAGCTCATGAAAGACAAATCGCTAACTCATTCTCTACACCACTGAGGATGCTCCTCTTACCTAAACCCTGGACAGACATTTTCTGAGGAGTGGACATTATGGACAATTCTGTTCTGTTTAGTAATTTTTTCGCATGTTTTTCTTAAGCAACGTAGAAACAAAATAAGCCCGCAACGATTCTGTAATCACTATAGCTAATGTTTTTTATACACAACTTAACAGCTGTAAGCAATTTGAAAGCTGTTACATTTGAATGCAGACTGCACTGAAGGAAAATTACAACAACAATCAGCATCTACAGCTCACCTAAGTGAAGGTACTGTTTAGAATTTGATGTTAGAAGGTGAATGATGTTATCGTCGTAACATTTTTGAAGTAAAGTATTTATCCGATGTATACGATTTTAAAAAGTGagctaaataaaatgcaccagaTCAGTAAaactaataatacatttaattaagttACTGTTGTAAACAAGATTGCATATAAATGAACTTTTTGATTGCCTCTACATTGCAACTAGAGATAAGATAGATACGTTACACATGTAAGCAGGCTTacacctacatacacactaaacttGATCAGAACACTACCATCTAAACAGAGGTGACAGTAAAATGGCTGCCTTAAGTGAGCAGGAAGCTCAGCAGGAAAACACACGGCAAGGATGAAGTAAAAGAGGAAATGGCTGCCAGGAACCACAAAAGGACAATTGGCTATTACGATTCACAGGATCGTACAAGAAAGGAAATCTATACTGTTCTTTACATGATGATGGCTCAACCTGGGAAAAAACAAACCCAGTAAGTAACAACAGACAGCAGTAGTAGAACTGTTTCATATTTTAGACTATGACTCTTCCAAAACCATGCGCATGGCTGAAACTTCCCTATCTCTGACTCCATTTTTGAGGTCTGAGATAACACCCCATCCTTCTGTCGATATTGTAGCCCACATGACCTCCCAGCAAAACACAAAACCCACAAATCGCACGTGTCGTGCCAGAGGACCCAGATGGTGTCTTCATGACCTGAGGGCCAAAAGCACTGCCAGAGGACATACAGACAACACACAAGGGAAATACTGGTGGatcaaaagaatgaaagaatgaacgGGAAATCTCTCCTATTCCCCttagaaaacattaaaaacattatacaaaGAAAAGGAATTAAACAAAGTCCAGCTTCGACATACAGCAGTTATAAATAACATTGTTCTGAGGCCCAAAAGCTTGTCACCTTACATATATTCTGAATGCTAAAAAAGCTTTCAGTCCACAGTAGAACAAAAAGAATAGAGTAAAAAGTACTAAAATAATGATTACAAAAGGAAGACGGGGGACTTTGTTCAAATGCTTCTTCTCCTCTTAGTCTCATCATTTCCTACATACAATAAACACACTGTTATTATACACATTGTGTTTAGCTGAATGTCTACATTTAAATCGCATTGTGGTCTGAATCCTGCTTACTTTGGAAATTCATTTTGGGATTTCCCCTGGGTGACACACAGGCACATTACTGAAGGTCATATCACATTAAGGTATGGAACCAATCACTGACCTCCACCGCAACAGGAAATCCTAGGTCACAGGATGACCTCTGGAATCCTGTTTTCATCCACCAATTTCtttttcagacagacagacatctcACCACTATgtccttctctccttcttcaTTTACCAATCTCCATTTGTCCTTCTCATCTCAAACATAATTTCTGTCTGCCATGTCCTTTTCTTCATCTGCTAGCCTTTTTTAATCTCCTACaacttttctctttctatttatTCTTTCCCTTTATGTTTATTCTGACAGGACAATTGGCTTTTCTGTTCTTTATTAAGAATgtctaattataataaattcagCACAGATTTTGTCTCAAATTATCTCACATTTGGGTTTATTAATTCTTCTTTGCTTTAAAGTGTGTACAATTTCTGATGTAAAAATATCCTGGTTTTCTAGAAAGCCTGAAATTCCTAGAGCtaattatgaaaatgtatagGATCATGAAAAATACCACTCggtatttacaaaaaaaaacaatcaataaaacattttttgattaTGATATGGTTTGAAATCTGCCTCAATCATGGAGCAACAGCAAGACAGAGATATTAGGAATTTTAAATGTTGTCAGCTTCTGTGCCAAGCTGAGCTCTCACCTCATTAGCTGAGTTTAATAAGTGCTTCCGGGTAAGAGTCATGTTTAACGTGTTGTTATGGCTCAGTAGAGGAGTCTTAACAAACACAAAGTCGCTCCTGCTGGAAAGTGTGGAGTAACAAGGcctgtatgtgcgtgtgtggggATCCTGGGGCCCCCCCACCACCTCCATGTACCGAATGGGCCCATCTGTGTTCAGCTGGAGGTGAAGGTCCTTATGGGAACGCTGCTGGTAGCCATGGCGTGAACGGAAGCCTTTCCTGGAGTAGCAGCAGGTCAGGTCATCTTTGCTTCTAAGGCACCGCACAAGCAGCACCACAATGGTCACAAGAAATACTAGAGTCACACAGCCCAGTGATATTATGAGGTACAGGCTTATGTCTGGAATTCCACCTGTTTTACGAGATGATGTTTTACTATTATCTACATCTGGGTCTACACTCTTCTCCTCTATGGTAATGGTGACAGAAGCACTGGTGGACTGGTTAGGCTGTCCATTGTCCTGAACAACTACCACAAAGCTGTATGATAAGCGATCATGGCTCCCTGCCTCAACCTCAGTCAGTTTCCTTGAAGTCCGAAGCTCACCTGTGTGCACTCCAATACGGAAAAATTCTGAATCCTTGCCGGGTGCAATACTGTAGAATAGCCATGCGTTGTGCCCACTATCAGGGTCATAACCAACTATCTTACTCACAAGATGGCCGACAGGGGCAGAGCGGGGCATGGTGAGCTGGAGGCCAGAGTCACCAGAGTTAGCAGGATAAAGTATGATGGGCGGATTGTCATTTTGGTCGATGACGAAAACATGTACAGTGATATTAGAGCTACGTGGCGGGACTCCGCTGTCCTGCACCTGTACTTCAATCTTAAATGCATTCATCTGCTCATAGTCCAATGCACGCATGGTAAAGATATTGCCATTCTCTGGGTTGATATAGACATAAGAGGAGACAGGGCTGCCATGGATTGTAGAGGACAAGATGGAGTATGTCAGACGGGCATTATCACCTAAGTCTGGGTCAGAGGCTGACATTGTCACTAAGGAGGTACTGGGGGCATTATTCTCCACAATGTCAACAGAGTAATATGGCTGTGAGAATACTGGAGCATTATCATTCACATCAGAAAGACTGACTACAAAAGTCTTTGTGGAGGACAATGGAGGAGAACCAGCATCCGTGACAGTCAAAACAATTGTGTAATCGGGGGTGGTTTCTCTGTCCAAAGGGCCATCTGTAACGAGGGTGTAATGCTCTCCAAAAGCAGATTTCAGTTTAAACGGCAGTCCAGGAGAAACTTTTAATGTCACCTCTCCATTTTTCCCTGAATCTAAGTCCTTTGCACTGATCAAAGCAATGACCGTGCCTGTCGGTGCATCCTCGCTGATTGGACTAGTGAGGGATGTTAACGTCACTTCCGGCCTGTTATCGTTCACATCCAATATTTCCACTTTGATGTGACATGAACCCTCCATGGCAGGAGATCCCCCGTCCCTTGCCTGAATAGTGATGTCATATACATTCGCCTGTTCATAATCCACTTCGCCTATAACCCGAAGTTCTCCTGTTTTCGCATCCACATCAAAAACCTTGAGAATCCTCTCTGGTGTGTATTTGCTGAATAAAAAAGAGATATCTCCGTTCGTCCCCGAGTCTAAATCAGTGGCGTTTAATTTAGCCACAACAGTGCCAATTGGGGAGTTCTCCAAAAGGCTAACCAGTTTCACAGGCTCGGCGAAAACGGGCGCGTTGTCGTTCACATCCAAAACGGTGATCAGCAGCAGTGTGGTTCCGGATTTCTCCGGCTGTCCGCCGTCCACCGCCGTGAGCAGGAGACGAAAGCCGGCGCGCGTCTCGCGGTCCAGAGCCTTCTCCAGCACAAGCTCGGGAACCTTACTGTCGTCGCTTTTCGTCTCGACGTTCAACGAGAAGAAGTGGTTCGGCTCGAGTCGGTAAGTCCGCAGCGAGTTAACGCCCACGTCGGGGTCGCGCGCGCTCTCCAGCCGGAACCGGGTTCCCGGCGCGGCCGCTTCCGAGACCTCCAGCGACGAGTTACGAGCCGGAAACTGCGGCGAGTTGTCGTTTACATCAACAACGTCTACAACGACGCGCTTCATCTCTAAAGGATTGTGGAGAACTATTTTAAGGTGTAAAGAACATGTTAAACTCAGCCCACACATGCGCTCCCTGTCGATGGTCTCTTTAATGACTAAGGCACCGCTTACTGAGTTTATCTCAAAATTCTGAGCGCTGGGGTCTGGATAAACGACCATTTCCCTTTCACTAATCTTCTGAACCGTGAGCCCCAAGTCTTTCGCTATGTTCCCGACTAAAGAGCCCGGTTGTTGCTCTTCGGCCACGGAATAGCGGAGCTCTGCTGACGCGCATGAAAGGCAGCTGAGGGTGGAGAGGACGAGCCAGAGCGCGTGCCATTCCGAGCAGCGGCTCCTCTTTCTCCGCTCCATCACGAGCTCACACGGGTCTAGTCAAAAGTTTCCTCTTAATCAAACCATATTTGTCGTCAAATATTAATCCTTCATGGCGTTCGAAACGTAATCCTTTTGCCCGCGAGAAAACTTGAGCGACTTAAACAATCCATGGCACCCAGACGCGTTTAGGGAaattatagaaaagaaaaagaaaaaaacacgcAAAACTCCATCCGACCGTCTCCCAAACCTCTGCGCGCTGACTGGGGCCTCTCCAGCGCGCGCACAGGGGAGGAGCCTTGGCCACAAAGGTCCCATTTGGATTGGTTGAGAGtgaggctacacacacacacacacacacacacacacacacacacacaagcacgctTTTGGGAGCCACAAAACTTTTTAGCACTTTGTGTTTTGACTCGACTTAAATtttatttagcatattttatgtgattttgtgtcatgtatttgtttgttgttataTACGTCACTAAAAGAGTGGAGGCCAAAACACATCCAGGGTTATAACCCACTCCACAAGTTTATTGCCACTGTTGCAAAGTGAACAGTTACCCACCGGACGGCGCTGTTCCTTAATCAGCTcgacgtttttttatttacaaagttTGCAAAGGCCGTGATTATATTTATGCTTTCTAAAaattttcatttggaaatcaggAATTCAAACTTCCACTAAGACAAGCACCCATTCAAAGAACATACAGACATCTGTAAATCTTTATAGTCTAAATACGTTCACTAGGGAAAAACTGTATCtttttccataaataaataacataggTATAATAATTTATGGCTCATAATTGGACTAAGGATGACTATTGTACCTAAAAGCTAATAAAAGGTAAATCATGCACACTTTGCCATAAGTTACACTAGAAATGTGCAAtcaattttgagaaaaaaggagaagtaCAACTATTTTTCGGCTCATATTACTAATAGGCCAAAGTGTCCTGTGTAAATACATTGAAACTATTATGACATAATTCAAAGAGTGACATATGGCTAATTAGATGGATATAAAACTTGATCTTCAGAAAATATTCACAGTTGCTTGATAAAACTTCTACAGTGAGTATACAAGCAACATTCAAGGAAGCATTCATCAATGTATGTATATTCTCATATTGAaatgattttgttttacatCTGCTCTGAAATACTACTTACAACTTTAGACACAGTTTATAGCTCAAGAGCATCTGGCAGGAGCTTTTAGGAAGATAAGGGGGTCAATCTGTTAAATAGAAACCAAATCCATGCTCTCAGCTGTACTTGTATAGATGCGTCAATTTGATGTCCAAATCATGGAATACTTCAATTTAAATCTGACCAATGATCaatgaagaaaacaaatcaaGATCTGCAACGATGTAAAGAATAACATACTATGTCATATTTTCCCTTTGGATCTTTAATAGTTTGAGCTTTCTGAAATTATTATAAGTGGGAACCCTATGGTGCTATAAGGTATTTTACTTAACAAACTAAAGGATAAAATACTGCATTAACTGACATACTTTATAGACAAAACCCAAGCATAACTTGCTTTATTAAACTAATACTATGTTCTGATCCAACACTAATATATGAAGTTatataatgcaaatatatacaatacattcatttaattcaaatttttCTACACATTGTTATGTAGGGTGTTCCTCTACTCACTGGTTAGTTCCTACCAAAATTGTCCAAAAAGGACCATTGTCATTGGCATCTAAATCTCACTGCTGAACATGTGGAGCAAAGATAAGCCTGTCCGAGGTCTCACATTAGGGCTACTGTCAGCACAATTTGCTAAAAAAATGCTGACTATGAAAAGAACACAGTGTCAGAACCCAGAGAGCATTGAATAAGGGGATATGTCAGAATCGTTAGCAGAATCAAAATACTTTATCGAACCCCTATTAAAATTATTGGGCAGACCTGAAA
It encodes:
- the LOC124392413 gene encoding protocadherin gamma-C5-like isoform X1, whose product is MERRKRSRCSEWHALWLVLSTLSCLSCASAELRYSVAEEQQPGSLVGNIAKDLGLTVQKISEREMVVYPDPSAQNFEINSVSGALVIKETIDRERMCGLSLTCSLHLKIVLHNPLEMKRVVVDVVDVNDNSPQFPARNSSLEVSEAAAPGTRFRLESARDPDVGVNSLRTYRLEPNHFFSLNVETKSDDSKVPELVLEKALDRETRAGFRLLLTAVDGGQPEKSGTTLLLITVLDVNDNAPVFAEPVKLVSLLENSPIGTVVAKLNATDLDSGTNGDISFLFSKYTPERILKVFDVDAKTGELRVIGEVDYEQANVYDITIQARDGGSPAMEGSCHIKVEILDVNDNRPEVTLTSLTSPISEDAPTGTVIALISAKDLDSGKNGEVTLKVSPGLPFKLKSAFGEHYTLVTDGPLDRETTPDYTIVLTVTDAGSPPLSSTKTFVVSLSDVNDNAPVFSQPYYSVDIVENNAPSTSLVTMSASDPDLGDNARLTYSILSSTIHGSPVSSYVYINPENGNIFTMRALDYEQMNAFKIEVQVQDSGVPPRSSNITVHVFVIDQNDNPPIILYPANSGDSGLQLTMPRSAPVGHLVSKIVGYDPDSGHNAWLFYSIAPGKDSEFFRIGVHTGELRTSRKLTEVEAGSHDRLSYSFVVVVQDNGQPNQSTSASVTITIEEKSVDPDVDNSKTSSRKTGGIPDISLYLIISLGCVTLVFLVTIVVLLVRCLRSKDDLTCCYSRKGFRSRHGYQQRSHKDLHLQLNTDGPIRYMEVVGGPQDPHTRTYRPCYSTLSSRSDFVFVKTPLLSHNNTLNMTLTRKHLLNSANEQKPPNADWRFNQNQRPGPSGHHKLRSAFLRSASPHKPRAAATPEVAMATGPWPNPPSEAEQLQALMAAANEVSEATNTLGPGTMGLSTRYSPQFTLQHVPDYRQNVYIPGSTATLSANSQQPQQPPQALPAPQVTSAQVEPPKAQTPASKKKIIKKEKK
- the LOC124392413 gene encoding protocadherin gamma-C5-like isoform X8 → MERRKRSRCSEWHALWLVLSTLSCLSCASAELRYSVAEEQQPGSLVGNIAKDLGLTVQKISEREMVVYPDPSAQNFEINSVSGALVIKETIDRERMCGLSLTCSLHLKIVLHNPLEMKRVVVDVVDVNDNSPQFPARNSSLEVSEAAAPGTRFRLESARDPDVGVNSLRTYRLEPNHFFSLNVETKSDDSKVPELVLEKALDRETRAGFRLLLTAVDGGQPEKSGTTLLLITVLDVNDNAPVFAEPVKLVSLLENSPIGTVVAKLNATDLDSGTNGDISFLFSKYTPERILKVFDVDAKTGELRVIGEVDYEQANVYDITIQARDGGSPAMEGSCHIKVEILDVNDNRPEVTLTSLTSPISEDAPTGTVIALISAKDLDSGKNGEVTLKVSPGLPFKLKSAFGEHYTLVTDGPLDRETTPDYTIVLTVTDAGSPPLSSTKTFVVSLSDVNDNAPVFSQPYYSVDIVENNAPSTSLVTMSASDPDLGDNARLTYSILSSTIHGSPVSSYVYINPENGNIFTMRALDYEQMNAFKIEVQVQDSGVPPRSSNITVHVFVIDQNDNPPIILYPANSGDSGLQLTMPRSAPVGHLVSKIVGYDPDSGHNAWLFYSIAPGKDSEFFRIGVHTGELRTSRKLTEVEAGSHDRLSYSFVVVVQDNGQPNQSTSASVTITIEEKSVDPDVDNSKTSSRKTGGIPDISLYLIISLGCVTLVFLVTIVVLLVRCLRSKDDLTCCYSRKGFRSRHGYQQRSHKDLHLQLNTDGPIRYMEVVGGPQDPHTRTYRPCYSTLSSRSDFVFVKTPLLSHNNTLNMTLTRKHLLNSANEQKPPNADWRFNQNQRPGPSGAAATPEVAMATGPWPNPPSEAEQLQALMAAANEVSEATNTLGPGTMGLSTRYSPQFTLQHVPDYRQNVYIPGSTATLSANSQQPQQPPQALPAPQVTSAQVEPPKAQTPASKKKIIKKEKK